The Lacticaseibacillus rhamnosus DNA window AAACGACAACATCCCTAGTGACATACCGATAATAGTCGAAATCATCCACAAAGACGACCCGGAGACAGACAGACCTTGCTGCTTTTCAAGTAACGATGGTAACCAGTTCATCAGTCCATAGTAGCCTGCAACCTGAATTGCTGACATAATTGTTAATCCTACAGTAATCAATGCGATCTTGGGTTGATTGAATAGCAGACTAATTCGAGGATGGTCGGATTTTTCTGCACCTGATTTATGTGCTAGCTGCCAACTTTTAGTTTCGGGAAGATGTCGGCGCACAAAGTAAGCCAAAAAAACTGGAATAACCCCAAAAATAAACGCTGCACGCCAGCCAGCTAAAGGGATCACTGTTGCCGCAATCAATGCAGCAATCAGCGTTCCCATTTGACCACCGACTGTAATCCAAGAAGACATCTGCCCTCTTCGTTCTTTTGGAAATGCCTCTGCAACCAAAGCCATCCCAATACCATACTCACCACCAGCACCTAAACCGACCACAAACCTCAATATATATATTTCCCCTATGCTGCGTGCAAACGCCATCAACAGCGTTGCAATAGCAAAAATAAAAATAGTATAGGTGAAAATTTTAATCCTGCCTTTCTTGTCCGCCCAGTACCCAAAAATCACACCGCCAACCAACATTCCAATGTTCGTGACTGACGGTAAAACTCCGCCCGCAGCAGATGAAATATGAAATTCATTGATAATTGAGCTTAATGCAAATGACAGCAGCAAGATATCCATACCTTCAAGTCCTAATCCCAGCATAGAAGATACTAATATCTTTTTCCGATATGACTCGGCTTCTTGCATCTTATCATTCCTCCCTACAGCTTATCTTTACCCTAAAACTGATTCTAGAACTGACTCGGCAGATCTTTGATGAATACGATTATAGTCTTCGGGCTTTTCCCACTTATATGTTGCACGACTAAGGTGGACAACCAAACAGTTTGCCACGGGAATATTGTAAAGAGAGCCCAGCAAAAACAAAACCGCAGACTCCATTTCAGCATTGATAATGCCACGGTCTTGCCAGAACTTCATTTTTGCCCCATCAACTTTGAGAGCTGTCTCCGAGATGTCCGGTTGCCGGTATTGGCCAAAAAAATACGTCTCAGTTGTTAACCCTATACCGGTATAAACCCTAAACCCATTTTTTACCGCTCCTGTATAAATCTTGTTTACTAAAAGCGGATCAGCTACGGCCGGATAACTATCGGGAACATAATCGCCCATTAATCCTGATGTTCGCGCCATTGCACGATTAATAATGATATCACCGGGGTTAATATCATCTCGCCATGCTCCACAGCCACCACATCGAATAATTTGTTTCGCACCGTTCTCGATAAGTTCTACAACACAAATCTCAGTCGATCCAACTCCCATCCCCGTCGAACAGACAGAAACATGATGGCCCCGAAACATACCAACTACCAGGACGAATTCTCGACTATCTTCTATTTTTCGTTTAGACTCCCAATCTTTAGAAATCAACGCAACCCTATCAGGATCACCAACAATTAAAGTTACTTCACCAAGATCCCCTTTTTGGATATGTGCTAAATGCTCACTACTCATAAGAATCACCCTTCTTTACCTTCAATGTCAAAACTGTTAATAATGAGATAATATAAAGAACCGATAAGAAGCTCATGGTTATAACCAAAGACGAGTGATCCAATAAAAAGCCTATGATCACTGATGAAAATCCGCCTATTGCCCGACCCACATTGAAGATCAGATTGTTTGCTGAGGCACGAATTCTTGTTTCATAAAGATTGGCGACGATAGCACCGTACCCCGCATTCATTCCGTTAGCAAAAAATCCCACTATTGCTCCACCAACCAATAATGTAATCTGTGTGTCCGCAAAACTATACATGAAAACCGAAATGGCCGAGGCAATCAAGAAAAAAGAATAGGCAACTTTACTGCCAATTCTATCCATAATTTGTCCAAAGACAAGCATGCCAAGCGACATACCCAAAATTGTAGCAATCATCCATATAGACGATCCAGAAACAGACAAACCCGATTTTTGTTGTAAGATCGACGGAAGCCAATTCATCAGACCAAAATATCCCGCTATTTGTACAGTCGCCATAATGATCAATTTAATTGTATTACTGGCTCGACCGTCTCGAAATAAATCTAGCAGGGTTATCTTCGAATTTCTTTGATTTATTAGCTCATTTTTTGACTCTAACCACTGTTTCGATTCAGGCATCTTGAAGTAAACATAGAATCCCAAAAGAATCGGTAGAGCACCAAAAACAAAAAGACCTCGCCATCCCAAAATCGGAATAATAATTGCGGCAGCTAATGCCGCAATAATACTGCCAATTTGGCCTAATATTGTTACATAAGAAGTAATTCGACCACGTTGATCGTTTCTGAAAACATCAGCAACCATTGACATAATGGCGCCATAAACACCACCTCCGCCCACGCCCACTAGAAATCTAAATAGATATACCATTTGAATATTTTTTGCTATTGCCATCAGCCCTGTTGCACTCGCGTAAATAATAGTGGTTACCGCAAAAATCTTCATACGACCATTTCGATCTGCCATAGGTCCAAATATCAGCCCACCTGCCAACATCCCAATATTGGTTATTGTTGAGATAAAACCACCAGCAGCCCCATTGACATGAAAGCTTGTCATCATACTTGCTAGGACAAATGACAAAAGCATTGTGCTTGCTGATTGAGAAAACAATCCGCTACCACTGACAAATAGAGCCTTGCGCTGTTCGCGGCTAAAACTTCTCGCGCTTTGTTCCATCAGAAGAACCTCCTCCAAACTATTTAATAGTTGAAGCCTATCACATATGTAAACGTTTGCTTTTGTGGTATACTACAAAAACGATTTTTTTAATTTGTCCTTCATCACAAAAAAGGGGGTCCTCAATCATGATTTATCTCGAATCAGTTTTAAAAACGCAATCTCGCCGACTCAAGCCTGTTAATTCAGCAAATCTTTCCGGTCACGTTGTTAGCGCAATTACGATTATGGATAACACAAATGTTCGGCAGTGGCTACGGGGTGGCGAAATTGTGCTTTCAGGATCGCACACTTTGCCAACCGAGCAGAATCAGTTACAGGAACTCTTATCTCAACTAAAAATCAGCCAGGCTTGCTGCTTGATTATTAAATGTGTTACTTCCCCAATTTCATCACAAAAATTTTCAAATATTCTTTTAGAAGAGGATGTTCTTCCAATTTTTAAAATGTCATCAAACATCACATATTTAGAATTGATGAATGACGTTAATATGATGCTTTTTAAAGACCGTCAAGTTAATCGTTTGGCTGAACTAGACCTTGAACATCTCCTAAGAACAGACAAACCACGCGATAGTGATTTTGACTACATTTCAAGCGTAAAAAGTATTGATTTATATAAGCAAAATGCTTGTGTTATTCAAATCACTCTCACATCTCAGACAAATCTTAATCATCGAATTCATGATTTATTTACACTAAGTCGGCAACTCCACGCCATCTTTAGCAGTTTTATTACTAATCGAATACTTTCGAGCTATTTTGTTCTTGAGAATTCAGACGGTGCGACTATGATATTATTTACAGGCTCAAAACTTGAATCGGACGTTTCTTTGTTGCATCACTTACAACTGTCATCTCAAGTAAAGATCTCAAATCAGGCGCTGTATATTGGAATCTCAACCCTTCACCCAGCTAGAGAACTTCACAAATGCTATCAGGAGGCTGTATTTAGTATCAAAATGGCTCAAATTTTCAACTACAAAAATACCGTTACAAAATTTAATGATGTAGCTGTTTGGTCACTTATTGAAGGTATACAAGAATCAGCTTCTTTAGAACTAACAACACAACGATTGAAAGAAGTTTTAAAAAACCAAGATCTATTCAAAACATTGAAGCTGTTTTTTCAGAATAATGAGTCAATCAAAAAAACAAGCCAGCAAATGTTCACGCATCCAAATACTATTAGATATCGTTTAAAGGAGATTAAATCGCAAACGGGGCTTGATTATCAAAAAACTGATGATAAATTCAGGTTATATATTGCGGTTATCACTCAAACATTAGCGCATGCGAACAATTAACTAAAAGAGTCAATACATCGTCAAAGATACTTATGTACTCTTGTCCATCATGTCGCTAATCAACATTTTCAACCACCCAATATCATGTCATCTCATTTGCGGATGCCAATATGGATACTGCAGTTCATACAAAAGGACCCCTAAACACCGAAATGTTCGGCATTCAAGGGTCCTTCTTTTAATGACTAATGATGCGCCTTTAGTGCCGTGCACCGGGACGTTTTTCCTCAGGCGCTGGCGGAATAACCGCTTTGCCGCCTTTTTTAATATGCTTGTAGTTCACAACTGTCTTATTCTTCATATCTTCAACCATTGACGCATCTTCGGGTGAAAAACTGTCAATCGTCAACATGGCTGCATTGGCATAAAGCTTTTCGACCGTGCCTTTGAAGCTCAATGGCACATCTTTGGTCTTTCGTACCGAGACCTTATCGCCTACAACGATTTCTTGTGACACACAAAAACCTCCTTCAACGCATCTTCCGCCACATTCCCGTCACCATCGTAACACGAGCCGTCATCATCGGAAAATGAAGGCGCGTTATGACAATTATTGAAACGGAATCGTGACGCACTGCATTTCGACTGGGATAGACGCACTATCTTTGCGCTGTTGCCAACGCCATTTTCATCAATAGTTAAGAGCTTACTTGGCGACCTGGACTTTAACCTTAATCGGTGCATTCAGGTCAACCGAATCACTGTAATGTTGCAACAAATACCGCTGCATCGCATCACGCGCTTCTTTCTTGGTCATCTGGTGACAGACCCGCGAAGAATCGTGCCGGTGTCCCCACTTATCCGTATATTGACCAACGACTTCATAATCACGAAGATGTGCTGCAAATAACATGATTCCTCTTAACCACCTTTACTAATTGTACCATGACTTGGCACTTGTTTTTGTATCACAAGAAGCATTTATACACCCTTATTGGTCCCGTTTCAACCACACGAGCAAAAAAAGGTATCAGAACTTCCCAGACTAACGTTCATTCCCGGCATATCAACGCTAAAGCTTTCTCACCGTTTCAACACTTACCATTGATATGTTAGCCAACATCTCTTTGCATTGGCTGATCAAAGTCAGACTCAAGCCGGTCACGGTTACTCTGCTTCATCCGCTTAAACGCAATCACCGTCCGGCCCACCAAGTCCTGAACATTAAACTTATCTCGGGGGTCATAATCCAAAATCGTCACCAAAGCTGAATTCTCATAACATTTCTCGATCCGGACAATAAAATCATATTCCATATTGCCATTAGCCTGGCACAAAACAGTCATTCCTGATTTTGCATGTTTCATCACCAAAACCTCCTTGTATAGTGAGCGTGAGCAGGGCCGCTTAGAAACCGGAGTGTAAGTGGCCTCAGGCGTGATGGCCCGGGTTTGGCCATTGCGACTGAGGTCCTTACACGCAGGTTTCTGGCCCTGCGAACGCGTTATGGAGCGTGAGCAGGGCTGCTTAGAAACCGGAGTGTAAGTGGTCTTAAGCGTAATGGCCCGAGTTTGACCATTGCACCAAGGTCCTTACACACAGGTTTCTCGCCCTGTGAACGCGTCTCGGAAAGCGCAACCCAGCACAACCAATATTCCACCTGCTCCTGCTGGGTTGATATTAGATTATCAAGGTGAATATTTTATCGTCAACATAAACGATCAATTATACAAATTTTCTAATATTTTGTTCATAATGCCCACTCCTGCAAGCTCGTTCGTTCCCTGTCTCCAGACTAAAAATTGCGCCAACCCAAACGCCATTTATACTTTCTATGATTTTAAGAATTCCTAGTCATTAATATTTCTATTGACATCATTCTAAGAAAGACTAACGCTTAAGAAGCATTTAAGTCTCAAGGCAAGGTGATGATCAAATGAACCGACACGTTTTCGCAGCAACCTTTTCTTCGCTGCGTTCAAAGAACTTTCGTCGATTTTGGACGGGCCAATGTATTTCCGTTATGGGAACCTGGATTCAGCGAACAACGCAAACCTGGCTTGTCTATCAAATGACAAAATCCGCTTTTCTAGTTGGTTTGCTAGCGGCGGCACAGTTTGTTCCGATCATGGCGCTGACTTTGGTCGCCGGAACATTGATTGATCGCTACCCCAAGCGACAAATTCTTTTGTTTACCCAATTCGGCTTTTTACTGTTGGGTGCTACGATGACGTTGATCACCTATTTGAAGATCGTCCAGTATTGGCAGATTCTCGCGATTGCCTTGGGCTATGGCATCCTTCAGAGTTTCGATACGCCAACGCGGCAATCATATGTTATTGAACTTGTAGGCAAAAAAGATTTAATTAATGGCATTTCGCTAAACTCATCCATTTTCAATTTGGCTAAAATTGCCGGTCCGTCACTGGCAGGTATCTTAATGGTGACGCTGGGCGTGGCACCGTGTTTTCTGATTGATACGCTTAGTTATGTGGCGATTATTGCCGGTTTGTTAATGATTCACCAAGATCATCCTATTGCCAGTCATCGTTCACGCCACATCTTATTAGATATTCGGGAAGGGTTAAGTTATATCTTGCATCATGCAGACGTGAAACTCAGTGCTGAATTGATGCTGGTCATCTGTACATTAAACTTCAACAATAACGTCATCATCCCGATCTATGCCGAGGAGGTTTTGCACCGCGGCGCTCAAGGTTATGCTAGCCTTTTGTCTGCTACTGGTGTCGGCTCACTGGTAGCAGCTTTTCTCATGAGTTATCTTGCCAGCTTCGGCCTGCGCCGGGATCTTTATTTGGCCGTAGCAGTTGGCACGGCCTTGATTCAGTCGTCCATGCTGTTCATTCATGTCTACTGGCTTGCCATGCTGCTCATGGTTCTCATCGGCTTTTGTAACATGGTTTTCCTGAACCAGTCCAACGCCTCGTTTCAATTTGGCATTCCCAATCAACTGCGCGGGCGGATTATGAGTGTTTACGTTTTGCTCAATCAAGGATCAACCCCGATTGGCAGTCTATACGCCGGCAGTGTCATGGATGCTGCTGGCGGTTTATGGGGATTTCCTGCATGTGGCGTGTTAGCCCTCATGTTAACGATGGTCATCTTCGGTTTTCACCAGTCTACGATAAAAAAGTGGGTATCGCGGTAACACCAAAAAACGCAGGCAAGCACGTTGAAAAGACACTGTGCTTGCCTGCGTTTTCGCTAATTTTTGAACTAACCTTCGCGTACCTGTCCGTTACCCAGCACCTGATACTTAATCGTCGTCAACGCCGCTAACCCCATTGGTCCGCGTGCGTGTAATTTTTGCGTACTAATACCGATCTCCGCGCCGAAACCAAACTCGAAGCCGTCTGTAAACCGAGTTGAGGCATTCACATAGACAACAGCCGCATCTACCTGTTGGAGGAATTGCTGACTATTTTGGTAGTTATCTGTAATGATGGCCTCGCTGTGCTTCGTGTTGTGTGCGTTGATATGCGCAATCGCTTCTTCCTCGGAATCCACCACCTTGACCGCCATAATTAAGTCGTTATATTCGGTATCCCAGTCTTCTTCCGTGGCGACCTGCATGTTCGGCACAATTGCCCGCGCCCGTTCATCACCGCGCAATTCGACACCATGCGCTTGCAGTGCCGCAGCAATTAAAGGCAGCTGCTCGTTTGCAACATCAGCGTGGATTAAAAGTTTCTCGGCCGCATTGCAAACAGACGGCCGCTGAACTTTGGCGTTGACAACAATGTCGATTGCCATCTGGGCTTGCGCATGCGCATCAACATAAATGTGACAATTGCCCGCCCCGGTTTCAATGACCGGTACGGTGGCCTGTTCAACGACTGCTTTAATTAACCCCCGGCCACCACGCGGAATCAGTACATCAATATAGCCATTCAGGTGCATCATCTGATTCGCGACTTCTCGCTTCGGGTCCGTGATTAATTGAATCGCGTCTTTTGGCAATCCTTGTGCGGTCAATGCAGCCTGTAAAACAGTCGCCAAGGCCAAATTGCTGTGCAGCGCCTCTTTACCGCCACGGAGAATGACCGCATTGCCACTTTTAAAAGTTAACGCAGCAGCATCAACGGTTACATTTGGCCGAGCCTCATAAATCATCCCGACCACCCCTAAAGGTACCCGTTTTTGCGCAATATTCAGTCCTGCGTGATTCACCCAGGCCTTATCCGTCTGGGCGGTTGGATCAGGTAAGGCGGCAACTTGGCGAACCCCTGCTGCCATGTCAGCAATTCGCTCGGCGGTCAGCACCAGTCGATCCGTGAACTTAGCCGGCAAGCTTGCTGCCGCTTTTAGATCTTCATGATTAGCTTCCAAAATTGTTTCCGTATGCGTTTCAAGAGCCGTAGCCATGGCCAACAACCCGGCATTTTTCTGTGCGGTCGTCAACTGGCTCAAGACAGTCGCCGCGGCCTTTGCTGCTCGGCCCATTTGTTCCAGATCAATCGTGGTGACATCCATTTTTAATCGTCCTCCTTGTACCCTGACAGGCGCAACCGTTCATTTTTTAAAGACTGTTCGTTCAGCAACCTCGTTAAACATCAGTTAGCCGCGTGAACTTCAGATGGCACAGGCTCAAGTTCTGCCCCGAACCATGTCCCCACTGACTCGCCGGCAACGACTCGCAAAATAATGCGTGGGTCACGCCCACTCGTTAAAACCATGTGCTTCCCTGCTCGCATCATCACTTGCGCCGCCTTAAGCTTCGTCACCATTCCCCCGGTTCCAAACCGGGTTGAACTGCCCCCTGCACCAGCCAAAATTTTAGCGGACACATGAGTGATTTCCGGGATCAAGGCGGCGTTTGCATGGCGATTAGGATCGCGATCATAAAGCCCGTCAATATCGGAAAGCACCACCAGTAAGTCTGCTCCGATTTGCTTCGCGACCAAGGCGGAAAGTTGGTCATTGTCGCCAAAAGTCGTACGATGATCCAATTCATCAACCGCGACGCTATCATTTTCATTAATGATTGGAATCACCTGCCGCTTCAGCAAAGCATCGATGGTATCCAAAACATGCTGCCGAGTTTGCGGATAATCAAAAACGTCATGTGTTAACAACAACTGGCCAATTTTAGCGCCATAATCGCTAAACCTTTGCGTATACAACGTCATTAACTCTGATTGACCAATCGCCGCCAACGCCTGCTGCTGAGCAATTTCGGCAGGCCGCACCGTCACACCAAGCTTGGCCATGCCCACCCCAATCGCACCAGACGTGACTAAAACCAGCTCATAGCCTTGATTCGTCAAAGCCGCCAACGTATACGCCAGCCGATCTATGGTCTGCAAATTAACCTTGCCATTTTGATGAATCAAACTACTCGTCCCTATTTTGACAACTAACCGTTTACAATGCAGCATCCGCTTCACCATCGCTACCTCCACTTACCGCCGATTACCAGAATATTAAAAAAGCACCGCCTTGATCGAGACACCCGTTAAGGCGGTACCATTCTCGTTCAAAGCCGTGCTTTGCGCTTTTTTACTATTTAATTTCGTCAATCTTCAGTTCAAGCTTGGATTCGCGAGCCATTCAGAACTTTCAGCAAACGTCCTGATCTCTGTGAGCCGCTACTATGACTTGATGAAGTGATTGTATGCGGGGTGTCGGGAAAAGTCAAGCGGGTTATTCGGTTCTGGTAACATCTATACAGGGTGTATTTTTAAACAAGTCTGCCCATTCATCAGATGTTGGCAATGCGCGGAGAACAATGGCATCATCAACAATTTTTACAAAGAGCTCTCTCGTTTCGTCAAGGTTAAGTTGTCTACGCATTTTAATTGGTATGACAAGCCGATGTTTAATTACTGACTCTTAACTTTAAGCAGCGTGCTTATGTTTACGCTTTGCTTTGCGTGTGACGAACAACCATTCTCCGAGGAAGGAGCCACAGACACCGCCAACGTAAATCCACCACTTAAAAGGAATGTTCGATAACTTGGCAAGGATAAATCCCACACTCATTGCTCCTGCAAGAGCGGTTGCGAAGTTACGGTGTTGTTTCATGTCGCTTCAACTTCTTTCAATATTTAGTCTTTGTTGAACCCGTAATTTGAATAGATGTCATTCTTTCTACTGGTTAACCAAATAGCTTTCCAAAGAAGCTACAATGATGCCTATTCCAAGCTGCCTACGCGGTGCTTACCTTGCCGCGTGACCACCACAGTTCTTGAACAATTATCGTTGCACGCTTTCTAACAGCCGCTATAGCATCATCGTGTCCCCAGACTTCAAGACCGCATCAATTGTTAGCTTAAAAAAGATACGCTTCTCGAATACGGCTTTGCTCCGCGTTTATCAATTGTTTTATAAAATGCTATCTAAGCCTTTGTTGATGCAGATTATACATGATTCGCATTTTGTGTCAAAAAGCATGCACGGAATTTTTGCCAAATACAGATTACATAACGTTTGATATATAACGAAAATAAGAACCCGGACTCATTCATCAAAACAAACAGTGAGAAAAATAGAACGCCTGTAAGGAATCAGAACGTTTTTTCAATTTCTGATATATTTAGCGATCAAAAATGCGTTGCACTGCTTCCCCTCGTAAATTCCGCTCAACAAATACCTTATTGCCTCTCCACCGCCACCCGTAAGGCATAGATTCGCGGCAATGCTCTATTTTGGCCCACCGGTTGACCGTTAACAGTAACATGTCCCTGATTGACGTGAACTTTAACCGGCAGCGGCAATTTGACTGCGTATCTTTCTGGCAGACGCAGCCGTTCACTGTAAAAATGCCCATTTGTCAGCTTTCCCGTTACGCCAACCACACCCAAATGATCGGCTTGCGCAAGATAAACGCCCTTAGTTGTCAGCGGATTGCCAATAAGCCGCCACTGCCCATTTTTCATGCGATATTGCTTCCGTCCCCGTATGTCAAAACGGTAAAAAGCAAAAACGCCGCCAGCAAGTGGGCGTTGGCTGCCATCCGGAAAGACGGCCATTTGTTGAAATAATGCGATGGTCTTCTGTGCCGCGTGTGTTTGAATTGTTTGCCGAGCTGAAAGCGACATCGTTTTTGGCTTAACCTGACCTCTTGGCAGTCCCACTACTGCTGTCATCGCAAGACTCGCAATCAGAATCTTCATAATCAGTTGTTTTACCCGCATCCCCATGCCTCCAAATATTACTTTTTAAATATCGTCACAATAAGTTTATCATTTCAACTAAGATGACTGCTAACAATACACATGTTATTAAAATGGAGACAATTAGTTTTGCAAAAGCTTTAAAGAAATACAATCAACTAAGCATTTATAGTCATTAAACCATTTTTATTCTGTAGCCAACCAAAAATCCGCCAACTAATCGGCGTACTACCTGATAATTGGCGGAAGCTTATGCACAGCGTTCATAATCACGAGCGATAAGTATTCCTGTTCCTCAAATGTATCCATTAAAAGGCACCGGTTTACGATCAAATCGAACCCATCCAAGACAATGGACAACTTAGATCTTTCTCGCAATCAATAGACTGGTCTCATTTAT harbors:
- a CDS encoding nucleoside phosphorylase, which codes for MSSEHLAHIQKGDLGEVTLIVGDPDRVALISKDWESKRKIEDSREFVLVVGMFRGHHVSVCSTGMGVGSTEICVVELIENGAKQIIRCGGCGAWRDDINPGDIIINRAMARTSGLMGDYVPDSYPAVADPLLVNKIYTGAVKNGFRVYTGIGLTTETYFFGQYRQPDISETALKVDGAKMKFWQDRGIINAEMESAVLFLLGSLYNIPVANCLVVHLSRATYKWEKPEDYNRIHQRSAESVLESVLG
- a CDS encoding MFS transporter — translated: MEQSARSFSREQRKALFVSGSGLFSQSASTMLLSFVLASMMTSFHVNGAAGGFISTITNIGMLAGGLIFGPMADRNGRMKIFAVTTIIYASATGLMAIAKNIQMVYLFRFLVGVGGGGVYGAIMSMVADVFRNDQRGRITSYVTILGQIGSIIAALAAAIIIPILGWRGLFVFGALPILLGFYVYFKMPESKQWLESKNELINQRNSKITLLDLFRDGRASNTIKLIIMATVQIAGYFGLMNWLPSILQQKSGLSVSGSSIWMIATILGMSLGMLVFGQIMDRIGSKVAYSFFLIASAISVFMYSFADTQITLLVGGAIVGFFANGMNAGYGAIVANLYETRIRASANNLIFNVGRAIGGFSSVIIGFLLDHSSLVITMSFLSVLYIISLLTVLTLKVKKGDSYE
- the proB gene encoding glutamate 5-kinase, with translation MVKRMLHCKRLVVKIGTSSLIHQNGKVNLQTIDRLAYTLAALTNQGYELVLVTSGAIGVGMAKLGVTVRPAEIAQQQALAAIGQSELMTLYTQRFSDYGAKIGQLLLTHDVFDYPQTRQHVLDTIDALLKRQVIPIINENDSVAVDELDHRTTFGDNDQLSALVAKQIGADLLVVLSDIDGLYDRDPNRHANAALIPEITHVSAKILAGAGGSSTRFGTGGMVTKLKAAQVMMRAGKHMVLTSGRDPRIILRVVAGESVGTWFGAELEPVPSEVHAAN
- a CDS encoding glutamate-5-semialdehyde dehydrogenase, with protein sequence MDVTTIDLEQMGRAAKAAATVLSQLTTAQKNAGLLAMATALETHTETILEANHEDLKAAASLPAKFTDRLVLTAERIADMAAGVRQVAALPDPTAQTDKAWVNHAGLNIAQKRVPLGVVGMIYEARPNVTVDAAALTFKSGNAVILRGGKEALHSNLALATVLQAALTAQGLPKDAIQLITDPKREVANQMMHLNGYIDVLIPRGGRGLIKAVVEQATVPVIETGAGNCHIYVDAHAQAQMAIDIVVNAKVQRPSVCNAAEKLLIHADVANEQLPLIAAALQAHGVELRGDERARAIVPNMQVATEEDWDTEYNDLIMAVKVVDSEEEAIAHINAHNTKHSEAIITDNYQNSQQFLQQVDAAVVYVNASTRFTDGFEFGFGAEIGISTQKLHARGPMGLAALTTIKYQVLGNGQVREG
- a CDS encoding MFS transporter, with protein sequence MQEAESYRKKILVSSMLGLGLEGMDILLLSFALSSIINEFHISSAAGGVLPSVTNIGMLVGGVIFGYWADKKGRIKIFTYTIFIFAIATLLMAFARSIGEIYILRFVVGLGAGGEYGIGMALVAEAFPKERRGQMSSWITVGGQMGTLIAALIAATVIPLAGWRAAFIFGVIPVFLAYFVRRHLPETKSWQLAHKSGAEKSDHPRISLLFNQPKIALITVGLTIMSAIQVAGYYGLMNWLPSLLEKQQGLSVSGSSLWMISTIIGMSLGMLSFGKLFDKFGSRLTYSVFLIMSGMSVTLYAFVHSAFLMLIIGAIVGFFANGMNAGYGALISSFYPTEIRSLANNAIFNTGRAIGGLSPILIGYIIDEKGFSVALLVLGSFYLISLVIVNLIPNPVKRRNSDSQGRVVE
- a CDS encoding MFS transporter, translating into MNRHVFAATFSSLRSKNFRRFWTGQCISVMGTWIQRTTQTWLVYQMTKSAFLVGLLAAAQFVPIMALTLVAGTLIDRYPKRQILLFTQFGFLLLGATMTLITYLKIVQYWQILAIALGYGILQSFDTPTRQSYVIELVGKKDLINGISLNSSIFNLAKIAGPSLAGILMVTLGVAPCFLIDTLSYVAIIAGLLMIHQDHPIASHRSRHILLDIREGLSYILHHADVKLSAELMLVICTLNFNNNVIIPIYAEEVLHRGAQGYASLLSATGVGSLVAAFLMSYLASFGLRRDLYLAVAVGTALIQSSMLFIHVYWLAMLLMVLIGFCNMVFLNQSNASFQFGIPNQLRGRIMSVYVLLNQGSTPIGSLYAGSVMDAAGGLWGFPACGVLALMLTMVIFGFHQSTIKKWVSR
- a CDS encoding helix-turn-helix domain-containing protein yields the protein MIYLESVLKTQSRRLKPVNSANLSGHVVSAITIMDNTNVRQWLRGGEIVLSGSHTLPTEQNQLQELLSQLKISQACCLIIKCVTSPISSQKFSNILLEEDVLPIFKMSSNITYLELMNDVNMMLFKDRQVNRLAELDLEHLLRTDKPRDSDFDYISSVKSIDLYKQNACVIQITLTSQTNLNHRIHDLFTLSRQLHAIFSSFITNRILSSYFVLENSDGATMILFTGSKLESDVSLLHHLQLSSQVKISNQALYIGISTLHPARELHKCYQEAVFSIKMAQIFNYKNTVTKFNDVAVWSLIEGIQESASLELTTQRLKEVLKNQDLFKTLKLFFQNNESIKKTSQQMFTHPNTIRYRLKEIKSQTGLDYQKTDDKFRLYIAVITQTLAHANN